CAGGCGCAGTTCAGTGCAGTGGATAGACAATTCACCCGTCTTCGTTTTGAACAGTTTACCTTTCGCGCCCAGGATATCGCCCAGATCCCACTTCTTGAACTGTTCGTTATAGATACCTTCCGGCAGATCGTCACGGGAAACGTAAAGCTGAATACGGCCGCCAACGTCCTGCAGTGTAACGAACGATGCTTTCCCCATGATACGACGCGTCATCATACGGCCAGCAACGGACACTTCTACGTTCAGCGCTTCCAGCTCTTCGTTTTCTTTGCCGTCGAAGTCAGCATGCAGTTGGTCTGAGGTGTGGTCACGACGAAAATCGTTCGGGAACGGCACGCCCTGCTCGCGCAGTGCTGCCAGCTTCTCACGGCGGGTTTTCAGTTCGTTATTAAGATCGACTACCGCATCAGCGCCCTGTGCTTGTTGTTCAGACATGTTGGTTCCTCATAACCCTGCTTTCAAACTTGCTTCGATAAATTGATCCAGGCTGCCATCCAGCACCGCCTGCGTGTTACGGGTTTCAACACCGGTACGCAGATCTTTGATACGGGAGTCATCAAGGACATAAGAACGGATCTGGCTGCCCCAGCCGATGTCAGATTTGTTGTCTTCCATCACCTGCTTCTCAGCATTTTTCTTCTGCATTTCCAGCTCATAAAGCTTCGCTTTCATCTGCTTCATGGCCTGGTCTTTGTTCTTATGCTGGGAACGATCGTTCTGGCACTGTGTCACCAGACCGGTTGGAATGTGGGTAATACGCACCGCAGATTCCGTACGGTTAACGTGCTGACCACCCGCGCCAGAAGCACGGTATACGTCAATACGCAGATCGGCCGGGTTGATTTCGATATCAATATCGTCATCCACTTCCGGATAAACAAAGGCAGAACTAAAGGAGGTATGGCGACGGCCGCCTGAGTCAAACGGACTCTTACGCACCAGGCGATGGACGCCTGTTTCAGTACGTAACCAGCCATATGCATAGTCACCCATAATTTTGATGGTGACGGATTTAATCCCCGCGACTTCGCCTTCGGATTCTTCGATGATTTCAGTCTTAAAGCCGCGTGCTTCTGCCCAACGCAAGTACATACGCGTCAGCATACTTGCCCAGTCCTGAGCTTCTGTACCACCCGAACCGGCCTGAATATCAAGATAGCAATCGGCGCTATCGTACTCGCCGGAGAACATACGGCGGAATTCAAGCTGCGCCAGCTTCTCGTCAAGAACATCGAGTTCAGCGACAGCCTCATTGAAGGTTTCTTCGTCGTCGGCTTCAACAGCCAACTCCAGCAGACCGGAAACATCTTCCAGTCCCTGAGACATCTGATTGAGAGTGTCAACGATGGCTTCGAGAGAGGAACGCTCTTTACCCAGCGCCTGAGCGCGTTCAGGTTCGTTCCAGACGTCTGGCTGTTCCAGCTCAGCGTTTACTTCTTCGAGACGCTCTTTCTTGGCATCGTAGTCAAAGATACCCCCTAAGAACGTCGGAGCGCTCCGTGAGGTCCTGAATGCGGTTTTTTACCGGATTAATTTCAAACATGGTCTGTTTTCTTTTATTGACTTGTCAAAATGCGGTGATAAGAGCGGGATTGTACCGAATCCACGCTCTTTTTTATAGAGATTACTGACGCTAAATTGGCCAGATATTGTCGATGATGATTTGAAGACTACGGTTGCCGCGGAATTCGTTAATATCCAGTTTGTAGGCGAGTTCGACTTCCCGCACGCCGTTATCCGGCCAGATAGCGGTATCAACGTTGAACGCAATCCCGTCAAGCAACGGACCGCCGCCCACGGGTTCAACCATCACTTTCAGGTGGCGTTCTCCCACAATGCGCTGGTTGAGCAAACGAAAACGGCCGTCAAACAGTGGCTCCGGGAACATCTGTCCCCATGGGCCTGCATCACGCAGCATCTGTGCAACGTCCATGGTCATTTCCGCCGGCGATAGCGCACCGTCTGAAACCACCTCCCCCTGTAGCAGGGACGGGTCCAGCCATTCGGTGACAAGCGCGCCAAAGCGCTGCTGAAACTCACCAAACTTCGCCTCTTCAAGCGATAACCCCGCCGCCATGGCATGGCCACCAAACTTAATCATCATGCCGGGATAAAGCGTGTCGAGACGCTCCAGGGCATCACGCATGTGCAGCCCCTGAATCGAGCGACCAGAACCTTTCAGCGTGCCATCACCTGCTGGTGCAAATGCAATGACCGGACGATGAAAACGTTCTTTAATGCGGGAGGCCAGAATTCCCACCACGCCCTGATGCCACTCAGGATGGTACATAGCCAGCCCGCCCGGCAACTGCTCGCCGCTGCGCTCAAGCTTCTCGCACAGGATGAGCGCTTCAGCCTGCATCCCTTGCTCAATCTCTTTACGGGTTTGGTTCAGGGCATCAAGTTCGTTCGCCAGGACGCGGGCTTCACCGATGTTGTCACACAGCAGTAGCGCCACTCCCACGGACATATCGTCCAGACGCCCCGCCGCGTTCAAACGAGGACCAAGCGCAAACCCCAGATCACTGGCCGCAAGTTTAAGTGGATCGCGATTAGCGATTTCCAGCAATGCTTTGATACCCGGACGGCATTTTCCCGCCCGGATACGGCTCA
This sequence is a window from Enterobacter sp. RHBSTW-00994. Protein-coding genes within it:
- the prfB gene encoding peptide chain release factor 2 (programmed frameshift) — protein: MFEINPVKNRIQDLTERSDVLRGYLDYDAKKERLEEVNAELEQPDVWNEPERAQALGKERSSLEAIVDTLNQMSQGLEDVSGLLELAVEADDEETFNEAVAELDVLDEKLAQLEFRRMFSGEYDSADCYLDIQAGSGGTEAQDWASMLTRMYLRWAEARGFKTEIIEESEGEVAGIKSVTIKIMGDYAYGWLRTETGVHRLVRKSPFDSGGRRHTSFSSAFVYPEVDDDIDIEINPADLRIDVYRASGAGGQHVNRTESAVRITHIPTGLVTQCQNDRSQHKNKDQAMKQMKAKLYELEMQKKNAEKQVMEDNKSDIGWGSQIRSYVLDDSRIKDLRTGVETRNTQAVLDGSLDQFIEASLKAGL
- the recJ gene encoding single-stranded-DNA-specific exonuclease RecJ, whose translation is MKAPIPLRRREVNENADLPADMSPLLRRLYASRGVSSLADLERGVKGMLPWQQLNGVEKAAEMLYDAFCKGTRIVVVGDFDADGATSTALSVLSLQALGCSNIAYLVPNRFEDGYGLSPEVVEQAHALGAQMIMTVDNGISSHAGVDRAHQLGIPVLVTDHHLPGETLPDAEAIINPNLRDCGFPSKSLAGVGVAFYLMLALRTLLREKGWFDARGMAIPNLAEYLDLVALGTVADVVPLDANNRILTWQGLSRIRAGKCRPGIKALLEIANRDPLKLAASDLGFALGPRLNAAGRLDDMSVGVALLLCDNIGEARVLANELDALNQTRKEIEQGMQAEALILCEKLERSGEQLPGGLAMYHPEWHQGVVGILASRIKERFHRPVIAFAPAGDGTLKGSGRSIQGLHMRDALERLDTLYPGMMIKFGGHAMAAGLSLEEAKFGEFQQRFGALVTEWLDPSLLQGEVVSDGALSPAEMTMDVAQMLRDAGPWGQMFPEPLFDGRFRLLNQRIVGERHLKVMVEPVGGGPLLDGIAFNVDTAIWPDNGVREVELAYKLDINEFRGNRSLQIIIDNIWPI